The nucleotide sequence AGATCTACGAATTGCCGTATCGCTATACATGGCATCCCGTATACGACAAGGCGGGCGGCGTGCCCGCCATCGCCGAGGTCAAGTTCAGCCTCGTCAGCCAGAGGGGCTGCTTCGGCGGCTGTCATTTCTGCGCCATCGTGTCGCATCAGGGGCGCATCATCCAGCATAGGAGCAAGGAGTCCCTGCTGCGCGAGGCGAAGCGGCTCATCGCCCTGCCCGATTTCAAGGGCTATATTCACGATGTCGGCGGGCCGACGGCGAACTTCTATGAGCCGTCGTGCAGCGCCCAGCTCGTGCGCGGGACGTGCCGCGGCAAGGCATGCCTTTCGCCCTTGTGCGAGAACCTGCGGGCCGATCACAGAGAATACTTGGCTATCCTAGAGAGCCTTCGCACGCTGCCCGGCGTGAAGAAGGTCTTCATCCGCTCAGGCATTCGCTTCGACTACCTGCAGCAGGCGCACGATGATTTTCTGGAAGTGCTGTGCCGTCATCATATCAGCGGACAGCTACGCATCGCGCCCGAGCATGTGTCGAGGCGCGTCACGCGACTCATGGGAAAGCCCGGAAAATCCGTATACCTGCGCTTTGTCAAGGCGTTCGAAGAAATGAACCGAAAGATCGGCAAGAAGCAGTACCTCGTGCCGTACTTCATGTCAAGCCACCCGGGCGCACACATCGAAGACGCCGTCGAGCTTGCGGAGTTCATCCATGAGCGCGGCTACCATCCCGAGCAGGTGCAGGACTTCATCCCGACGCCCGGCACGCTTTCGACCTGCATGTACCATACGGGAATCAATCCTCTGACGGGCGAGAAGGTCTATACGGCGAAGAAGGCGGAGGAGAAGAGGATGCAGCGCGCGCTTCTGCAGTATTGGCTGCCCGAGAATGACGCCATCGTGCGCAAGGCGCTGCATCTGGCGGGCAGGAGCGACCTCATCGGCTACGGGAAGAAGTGTCTGCTGCGTCCGAAACGGCGCGAGACGGTGGAAAAAACGAGAAAAAAACGAAGGAAAGAGAAGGGGATATAGATGCGTTGCCCATTTTGCAAAGAGGAGGACAGCCGCGTCGTCGACTCGCGTGCTGCTGACGACGGCAATACCATTCGCCGCCGCAGGGAGTGTACGTCGTGCGGCAAGCGCTTCACGACATACGAGACAGTGGAGAAGATTCCGCTGATGGTTATTAAAAATGACGGCAGGCGCGTCGTCTTCGACCGCAACAAGCTGCTGAACGGCCTCATACGCTCGTGCGACAAGCGCGACATTCCGACGGAGCGCATCATTGCTCTGGCGGACGAGATCGAAAAGGAGCTTCGCAATACGATGAACCGCGAGGTCTACACGCGCGACATCGGCGAACTCGTGATGGAGAAGCTCAAGAACTTCGACGAGGTCGCCTACATCCGCTTCGCCTCGGTCTACCGCAAGTTTGCCGACATCAGCGGCTTCCGCGAGGAGTTGGAAGCGCTGCTCAGGGAGAAGAACCCGTCTTGAGCTGGAAGATCAAGCGGCGCCTGCGCGAGCAGTTGGAACGCGAGCGCGGCTATTTTTCGTTTCCGACGGGCACGCGGCGCGCCTTCGCGCTCGTATACCCCAATTCCTACTTCGTCGGCATGTCGAACCTCGGGCTGCACATCATCTACGACCTCTTGAACCGACGTCCCGACACGGCGTGCGAGCGCTTCTTCCTGCCGAGCGACGAGGAACAGCGCGAGCATGAGCGTACGGGCACGCCGCTTCTGAGCCTGGAGAACCAGCAGCCGCTCCATCGCTTCTCGTTGATCGGCTTTGCCGTCTCCTTCGAGATGGACTACTTCAACCTGCTGCGCATCCTGCAGCTTGGCAAGGTCAAACTTCTGGCGGCGGAGCGCGGCGAGCAGGACGCCATCGTCCTCGCGGGCGGGCCTTGCGCCACGTTCAACCCCGAGCCGTTGAGTCTCTTCGTCGACGCCTTCGTCATCGGCGAGGGCGAGGTCGTCATGCCGGCTCTGATGGACGCATACGACGACGCCGTGCGGCAGGGTCTTTCGCGTGCCGAGCTTCTGTGCGCCCTATCGAAGGTCGAGGGCGTCTACGTGCCATCGCTCTACGCGCACGACTACGATGAGTCGGCCCGCCTGTGTGCCATTCGCCCTGCGGCGGGCGCTCCTTCGCGCGTCACGCGCCAATGGGTGCGCGATCTCGACGAATTTCCCGCGCACACAGTAGTCGTCACCGACGATACGGAATTCAACCTTTACCTCATCGAGACGGCGCGCGGCTGCGGCAGGCACTGCCGCTTCTGCATGGCGGGCTACTGCTTTCGACAGCCGCGCAATCGCTCGCTGAAGGTCTTGGAAAAGGAAGTCCAAGAGGCGAAGAAGTACGAAAAGCGTATCGGACTCATGGGAGCCGCCATCTCGGACTATCCCGAGATCGACGCTTTGTGCCGCGACATTCTGGCAGAAAATCTCGGCATGTCCGTCGCCTCCTTCCGCGCCGATTCCGTGACCGAGGAGCTTGTCGCGTCCCTTTCGAGGAGCGGTCTGCGCACGATCACGCTCGCCCCCGAGGCGGGAAGCGTGCGCATGAGGAAGATCATCAACAAGGGCATCGAGGAGGAGCATCTCCGCCATACGGTCGATCTCGCGCTGCAGGCGGGCATCCGCCAGTTCCGTCTCTACTTGATGATCGGCCTGCCCTACGAGGAGGAAGAGGACATCAAGGCCATCGTCGATATGACCGTGCGCCTGCATGAGCACATCCGGGCGAAGAAGGAGCATGCGCAGATCACCTTGAGCATCAATCCGTTCATCCCCAAGCCGTTCACGCCCTTTCAGTGGCTGCCGATGGCGGACGAAAAATGGGTCAAGGATGCGATGAAGACGATTCGCAAGGGGCTGGCGTCCTACAGGAGCATTCGCATCATCGCCGAATCGCCCAAGAGCGCCTATGTGCAGGGCGTGCTCGCGCGCGGCGACCGCCGCGTCGCTCGCGCCCTGCACCGCGCCTTCCTCGCGGGCGGCGCGAAATCGTTCAAGCGTGCGCTGAAGGAAGAGGGGCTTTCCTTTGCGGACTTTCTGCAGGTGCGGCACGCAGAAGATGCGGTATTCCCGTGGGATGCGCTCGACATGGGATTTCCCAAGCAGTACCTCTACCGCGAACTGCAGAGGGCGGCGGTGCTGCAATATACGAAACCTTGCTTTTCGGGATGCACACGCTGCGGCGTTTGTGATACAATGGAGGAGAGACATGTTTCAGCTCAGACATAGCGGCGGCCTTTGGCGCGGCTCGTTCTCGCTCTTTCCCGAGGAGGGGCTGGCGCACGGCATTTCCACGCGCTTGGGCGGCGTCTCGAAGCCGCCGTTTGCCGCATTGAACATGGCGCTCCACGTCGGCGACTGCGCCGCGGACGTCTCGGAGAATCGCCGCTTCTTTGCAGAGGCTCTGGGACTTGACGCTGCGCGGATCGTCACGCCGCGCCAGGTGCACGGCGACGAAGTGCGCCTTGTCCGCGCCAGCGATGCGGGCATGGGCGCGAGCTGCTATGACGAGTCCGTGCCCGCCTGCGACGCCCTGATGACGGCGCAGGCGGGACTGCCCTTGCTGCTGTGCTTCGCCGACTGCGTGCCGCTCCTCTTCTTCGACCCTGTGCGCCGCGTCGTTGCCGCCGCTCATGCGGGCTGGAAGGGGACGGTCGCCGAGATCGGGCGAAAGACCGTGCAGCGCATGGCCGAGACGTTCGGCTCGCGTCCGCAGGACATCCTCGCGGGCATCGGCCCTTCCATCGGCGCGTGCTGCTTCGAGGTCGGCGAGGAGGTCGCGGCGGCTTTTCGCGCGGCATTTCCTGAAGCGCCCGAGCTTCTTTCGCACTCGCCCGAGGGGAAGCGGACGATCGACTTGTGGGCGGCCAACCGCCTGCAGCTCGAAGCGGCGGGACTCCTTCCCGCGCATATCGACAGTGCTGACGTATGCACGAAGTGCAATGCCGGACTCTTTTTTTCCTATCGCGAAGAGCACGGGACGACGGGACGCTTCGCCGCGTGGATCGCTTTGAAGTAGTTTGCAGGAGGTAAGCAAGTTGATCGAAGAGAATCTGCATGAAGTCTTGCGCTCCATCGAGGAGAGCAGGGCGAAGAGGACGATTGCCGATGCGAAAGAGCCTGTCCGCCTCGTGGCGGTGACGAAGAATCACGGCGTCGCCGAGATGCGCGAGGCGATCGCGCATGGCGTGACGGACATCGGCGAAAACCGCATACAGGAAGCGCGGGAGAAGTTCGAGACGCTTGAGCGCACGGCTGTATGGCATCTCATCGGTCACTTGCAGAAGAACAAGGCGAAGTACGCCGTGAAGCTCTTCGACCTCATTCATTCCGTTGACACCTTGGAGCTTGCCGAGGCCTTGGACAAGGAAGCGGGCAAGAGCGGCAAGCGGCAGGACGTCCTCGTGCAGGTCAACCTTGCCAAAGAAGCGTCGAAGTCCGGCATTTACGAAGAAGACTTGCAGCCCCTGCTCGAAGCTGTCGACGCACTGCCGCATCTGCGCCTTTGCGGTCTGATGTGCATAGCGCCCAACTACGACGAAGTCGAGGAGACGAGGCCGCTCTTTCGCCGCATGTATGAAATTTTTCAAAGGACGAAGGAGTTTCCGTGGAAAACGGCGAATATAAATTATTTGTCAATGGGTATGACACATGATTATCGGATCGCTGTGGAAGAAGGCGCCAATATCGTTCGTGTCGGCACGGCCATTTTCGGGCCACGTCAATATTGAGGAGGGAACAAGATGGGCTTCATTGATAAGGTGTGCGGAAAAATCGGCCTGATCGATCCGGAAGACATCAACGATAAAAGGGATTTGCGCGACGAAGACGACGATTTTGCAGAGTTTGACGAGATGGAGCGCGAGGAAGCGCCGGCGTCGAACGTCGTGAACTTCCAAGCGGCAGCGGCGAACGCTGCGATGAACAATGTCGCTGCCTACAAGATGAAGGTCGTCGTCATCGAGCCGAAGTCCTTCGATGATGCGCAGCAGGTGGCGAACTGTCTGCGCGAGAAGCGCCCCGTCGTCATCAACTTTGAGAACACCATCGAGGAGGACGCCAAGCGCATCACGGACTTCATCAGCGGCACGATCTACGCGCTGAACGGTGAGATCAAGAAGGTCAGCAACAACGTCTTCTTCTGTGCGCCGAGCAACGTCAATATCTCCTATTCGGAGGACAAGAAGTCGGTGTCGACGGAGATGCCGTGGCTGAAGAAGTAGGGCGGCGGCGATGAAACTTGCATTGATCGGCGGCGGCATGATGGCGGAGGCCGTCATCGCCGGCGTCCTGCGCGAAGAGGTGCTTCCTTCGGAGGCGGTCTTCGTCTCCGAGCACAAGGCGGCGCGCGTCGAGGAATTGAAGGAAACGTACGGCGTGCAGGCTTTCTGCAGCGCGCAATCCTTCCTCGGCGATATGGACGTCGTCATTCTCGCCGTCAAGCCGAATGCGGCGGAAGCAGCTCTCTTGGAGATTCGCGGGGCTTTGCGCTCGGATGCCGTCCTCGTGTCCATCGTGGCAGGACTGCCGCTTCCTAAGCTCGAAGCGCTGCTTCCCGGTCAGCCCGTCATCCGCGTCATGCCCAATACGCCGCTCGCCGTGGGCGAGGGCATGTCTGCCTACGCGCTCGGCTCGCGTGCGGGCGCAGCTCACGAGGAAGCGATTCGCACGATTCTCGCGGCGGCGGGAAAGGTCGTCTGCGTCAAGGAGTCTTTGATGGACGCCGTCACGGGGCTTTCGGGCAGCGGACCGGCCTTCGCCTTCCTCGTCATCGACGCGCTCGCGGACGGCGGCGTGGCGGCGGGGCTTTCGCGCAAGGACGCGCGGCTTTTGGCGGCGCAGACATTGCTCGGCTCCGCCAAGATGGCGCTCGATACGGGCAGGCATCCCGACGAGCTGCGCGATCAGGTCACATCGCCTGCGGGGACGACCATCGCAGGAATGCGCGTCCTTGAGCAGCGTGCCGTGCGCGGCGCATTCCTTGACGCCGTCTTGAGCGCGACGGAAAAATCGAAGTCTTTAGGGGAATAGGAGCACTATGTCGAATCGGGAAAAAATCCTGCGTTTCTATCGCGGCTCGGAAGGCGAAGAAACGGCAGTGAAATTAGTCGATGCCGCAGAAAAGGCGATGAAGAATCAAAAGTTCCGCCTGACGGCGTTCCTCGACCCCTTCGGTCAGGAAATCGCCGAGGTCGTGGCGGCGAACTTCGAAGGTCTCGCCGTTTCTTTCAACGGCGGCTATGCGGGGGCGGAGCGCCAGCGTGCCGTCTTTCAGCATGAAGATTTTCGCGGTACGCCCTCTTGGGAAATCGCCGTCGTGGAGGCGGTATGGAAGGATGCGTTCGCGCACATCTCGCATCGAGACGTTCTCGGCGCGATCATGGGGCTCGGCGTCGAGCGCGAGATCATCGGCGACATCCAGATTCAGCAGGGCGCGGCGCGTATCGTCACGGTAGAGAATATGGCGGATTTCCTGCTGACGAACTGCGTGCAGTTCGGCGCAGCGCATGTGACGTGCTCGCTCGGCGAACTTTCCGCCCTCCTGCCGCGCGAGGAACGCTGCAAGGAGATTCGCGCGACGGTAGCCTCCCTGCGCGCCGACTCGATTGCGGCGGCGGGCTTCGGCATGTCGCGCAGCCGGGCTGCAGCGGACATCGCGGCGGAAAAGCTCAAGCTCAACTGGCAGTCCGTAAAGAGCGCCTCTCAAGCCGTCAAGGAGGGCGATGTGCTTTCCATGCGCGGCAGGGGACGGCTCGAAGTGAAGGAGATTCGCGGTCAGACGAAGAAGGGGCGCATCAGCGTGCTCCTGCACCGCTATCTGTGATGACGAAACGAGGTTTCTCTAAGAGAAAGGACTGAGGCGGTTCTCGTGCCGATTTTTTTGAGCATTTGCATCGTAGTCTTGGATCAAGTCGTGAAATTCCTTGTCGCCCATGAGATGTTTCCGGGAATGTCAATCCCCGTCATACAAGATGTCTTTCATATCACGTTCGTTTTGAATCCCGGCGCTGCCTTCGGCATCCTCGCCCATCAGCGCTCTTTTTTTATCGTCATGGGCATCGTCATCGTCATCTTGGGCGGCCTTTTCTCGCCCTACATCCGCCGCCAGTGCCGCATCTTTCGCTGCGGCACGTCACTCCTGCTCGGCGGCGCCCTGGGCAATCTGATCGACCGCGTGCGCTTCGGGCATGTCATCGACTTCTTTGATTTCCGTATATGGCCGGTCTTCAATATCGCGGACATCGCCATCGTCGTCGGCGTCGCGGCCATCATCTACGCCATCCTCTTCAAGATGCACCCTGCGGAGGACGCTTGACATGAAGGAACGGCTGATCGTCGACGAAGGGGCTGCGGGAGAACGTCTCGACCGCTTTCTCGCCGGCAGGGAACTGGAGGTTTCGCGCTCCCATATCCAAAAGCTGATCGAAAGCGGCTGCGTCCTCGTCAACGGCAGGACGGCGAAGGCGAATGCCAAGCTGCGCGAAGGGGATGCCGTGGAGACGGAACTTCCTGAAGCGCGGGAGTTGGAGATCCTGCCGGAAGACATCCCCTTGGACATCCTCTATGAGGATTCGGACGTCATCGTCATCAATAAGGCGCGCGGCATGGTTGTCCATCCGGCGGCGGGAGCAGCGGACGGCACGCTCGTCAATGCGCTGCTCCATCACTGCGAGGACTTGTCGGGCATCAACGGCGTCATACGTCCGGGCATCGTGCACCGGCTCGACAAGGATACGTCGGGCGTCATGGTGGCGGCGAAGAACGATCGGGCGCATGTCGACCTCGCCGAGCAGATTCGGGAGAAGACGGCGCAGCGCATCTATCGGGCGATCGTCTGCGGCACGATCGCCGAGGACAGGGGCGAGATCCGTGCGCCGATCGGCCGCCATCCGACGGAGCGCAAGAAGATGGCAGTCGTGCCGGGCGGCAAGGAAGCGACGACGCTCTTTCGCGTCGTGGAGCGCTTCCCTGCGCACACGCTTGTCGAGTGCCGCCTGAAGACAGGGCGCACACACCAGATTCGCGTCCACATGGCATATATCGACCATCCGCTGCTCGGCGATCCGAAATACGGCAGGAAGACGCCCGATATAGCGGGGCAGGCGCTTCATTCCTGCGAGCTCTCGTTCGCGCATCCGCGCACGAAAGAGCGCATGACATTCGCGGCAGAAATGCCCGAGGATATGAAAGCGATCCTTCATGCCTTGCGGCGAGGGCGCTGAAGCGGCTGAACACGTGGAGAAGGCAAGGCAGCTGATGGACGAAAACGCCATCGAAGGACAGAAAGGGGCGGGATGATATGGCAACCTTGGTCGACAAGACGGTTCTGATGGATGAAGATGCGATCCGCCGCGCACTCACGCGCATTTCGCACGAGATCGTGGAGAGGAACAAGGGCACGGCGGGGATCGTTCTCGTCGGCATACGAAGCCGCGGCATTCCGCTCGCGGAGCGCATCGCAGCGGCGATTGAGAAGATTGAGGGAACGAGGCCTGCCATCGGCGTCCTCGACATCACGCTGTACCGCGACGATCTCTCGACTCTCGCGTATCAGCCCGTCGTGCGTGAGACGGAGATTCCCGTCGACATCACGGGAAAGACCATCGTGCTCGTCGATGATGTGCTCTACACGGGGCGGACGATCCGTGCGGCGCTCGACGCCTTGATCGACATGGGGCGTCCGAAGATCATCCAGCTCGCCGTCCTCATCGATCGAGGCCACAGGGAGCTGCCGATCCGCGCCGACTTCGTGGGAAAGAACGTGCCGACCTCCTCCAAGGAGGAGATTCGCGTCATGCTCGAAGAGCACGACGCGGAGGAGCGCGTCGTGCTTGCCGAGAGGCAGGAGGCGTGACATCTGCATACAAAAAAGAGAAGAGGCTGCAGCGCCTTTGCCTGCAGCCCCTTCTCTTTTTCGTATCGTATCTCACAGCATCGCCTTGTATCGCGCCTGCTCCTCCTTGGGAATGGAAAGTGCATCCATGGCCTTTTCCGCCGTCAGTTGCAGATTCGCCATAAGGCTGCGGATGGAAAAAACTCGTTCCTTCTCCATGCCTTTCTCCATGCCTTCCTCTCGCGCCTCTTCCGCGCGAACCTCCAAGGCAAGTTCTTGATCCCACTGGAAGCTTACCATGTCAAAGACCTCCTTTTCCTGTTTTTCCGTAAAGTATTCTGTTAAATAGCCGTTGGCAATGCAATATTGTATCGCCCTCGGCACGGCTTGATCGAGAGTGCATCCTTCATGCACGCTTTCGCGCACTTTTGCGACGAAAGTGCTGTAGGCCTTGAGCGGAGCACATTTGTCGAGGAGTTCATTTCCTGCAGCATCATTGATGTTGATGACCTCGACGATAAGTTCCATTGCACCTTTTGTATCGCCAAAGGCATCGGATAGACGCAGCTGCCATTGTTTCGGCATGTTTGCTCTGCCGTTGTAGAAGACGTAAAATTTCGGTGCGGGCAAATCTATGCGTTTTGACTGATAGGGGGATTTCGCGGTAACGTGTTGACGGTAAAGTTCTGCGATATACCAAAGAATACGCAGAGGCATATTGTCGTTCACCGTGCTTTGATGCTCAAGCAAAATGATATGACGATTCTTGACGATAAAGCTCACGTCGTTTTTCTCGCTGTCAAAGAAGACTTCATCCATGGTTGTAAGGCGAATATCGTGAATATCTGCCGAAGCGCCCTCCAGGCATTCATAGATTTCAGGCAGACGCTTTTCGTTGTTGAATATATCTCGAAACAGTGAATCCTTATATGTGCGCCGAGTTTTCCTCACGGATTGCCACCTCCTCAATCTGATTATACTATGAATCATATTTTTTCGACAAGATATAACGTCGGAAAAGAAAATGTCTAAGGCTATCGTCTTTAATTTCTTTCAATACATAGATCTTTAGGTGGGAAAATACATCTTTTTTGGAAACTCTGAGATTTTCAGCCTATGACCCTCCATATATGAGCGCGACGGCGCTGCAACGGCGGCGGGAGATACGACGCTCATCGCGGGGAGCAACAAGGCAGACCTCAACGAGGGCAAGCTGTCCAAACTGTTTGGTGCCGAGATCCGCATCAACAACGCCTTTGGTGGCGCGACGGCATACACGGCGACCGAGAACGCCGTCACCGTCGCGGCAGCGGGTGTGGTGACAGGAAGCGTCGCGGGCGCAGAGATCGAGCAGCAAAACAACTCTGCGGACGGCGCGTCGTTCACGGCGGCCGCCGCAAAGAACACGGTCGCGAATACGGGCGGCACGGTAAAGAAGGCGATGGGTGCCTCCGTGACGCTCCACGCGGACCATGCAGGGGATGTACAGGCGACACTCACGGAGAACGCCGTCACGGGCACGGGCGGCACATTTGCGGGCGACGTGCGGGGCGGTGTGGCAGACGTCTTCGCAGAGACGGGCACGGCGACTGCCACCCTCACGAAGAACACGGTCGATCTCACGAATGCCGCGCTCGATGACGCCCACATCCGCGCGGGCCATGCCGTTGCCCGTACAAGGGCGGCAGGGAAGACTGCATCCGCTGCGTCCAATGAAAACGTGCTGCAGCTGAAGAACGCCTCCGGCACAGCGAATAATCTCATCGGCGGCAACGCCTATATCGAGGCAGACCTTGGTGGTGCGACGGCTGCCGCAGACAAAAACAGCGTCACCGCCCTTGGCGGCACGCTGACGGCGGCGAACAATGTCTACGGCGGAAAAACAGAGGCGGTCGGCCAGGACGCCACCGTCACAGCGGCGGCGACCGCACGGACAGAGGGGAATACAGTCACGGCAGATGCGGGCACGTTCCTGGGGCAGCTCTACGGCGGCGATTCCTACGCAAGCACAGATAGTGCGGGATCCGGCATGCCGGGTACGGCAGCCGCCGTCACCGCTGGCAACACGCTGAACCTCGCCGCTGCTGCCGTCACGAACGGGGAGAGCTACGGCGGCTACGCCTCGGCGAGGAGCACGACGGGCGATGTCAGCCTCACCGTCACGCAGAACAAGGTGCTTGGCACACATGGCACCACTGCAGAGGTAGATGGCGCCTATGGCATATTGACGCAGACGGCAGCGACGACGCGTACCGTCACGGGGACGCTCGCGGAGAATACGCTGACGCTCACGAACGGCAAGGCGGGCAGCGCCTACGGCGGCTTTTTGCGTCTGGGCAAGGCGTTCGGCGCGGCAGAACTGACCGCCACGAAGAACAGCGCCGCGCTCACGGACGTCGAGAGCGCTAGCTCGGCAGCCCTCGCCGGCAGCAGCATCGAGGCGAGGGATGCAGCGGGGAATCTGAAGCTCACCGCCAAGGAGAATACCATCACGGCGCGCGGGGCGGATCTCAGCGCGGACAAAATCTACGGCAGCCATATCCTCGCGCAAAACGCGAACGCCGGCAAGACGGAGATCCTCGCAGAGAAGAACCGTGCGAGCGCGGCAGGCAAGGAGATCGCGAATCTTGCGGGCAGCTATGCGGAGATGTATACGAATGCGGCGGCGGATCTCACGGCGACCTTCCGGGAGAACAGCGCCGAGGGGAGCGGCACGAAGCTTGAGGGTGTCTATGGCATAGACACCTCTGTCCGCCAGAAAGACGGCACAGCGGCGGTAATCGCCGAGAGAAACGCAGCGACCGTGACGAAGGCGAATGCCGTGGAAAGCATCCACGGTGCATACATCAACTATCGGCGGGATCCTAGCGCCACGGCGGCGGCCGATACCGCGCTCACGGCGACGGGGAACACGGTGCGGCTCGTGGAGGGCACGGCGGAGAGCATGAGCGGCGTGAACATGACGGCGACGAACGCCTTTGGCGGCGCGACGACATACACGGCGACCGAGAACGCCGCCACCATCGAGGCAAAGGGCGTGGTGACAAGCAGCGCCTATGGCGTCTATCTCTCACAGGAAACTTCCTCCGAGGACGGCGCATCGTTCACGGCGCATGTAGCGAAGAACCGCGTCACGAGCACGGGCGGCGCGGTGAAGGATGCCTACGGCGCACTTGCCGCCCTGAGAGTGAACAATGCGGGCGATGCGGCGGCAACGCTCACGGAGAACGCCGTCACGGGCACGGGCGGTACATTCGCGAACAAGCTGTACGGCGGCTGGGCAGAACTCATCTCAACGAAGAGCGCAGCGACCGCCGCCCTCACGAAGAACACGGTCAAGCTCACCAATGCCAAGCTCGATGACACCCGCATCCAGGCGGGGTATGCCGTGGTCATTACGAAAGCGGCAGGGAAGACCGCATCCGCTGCGGCACATGAAAATGTACTGCTGCTGAAGAACGCCTCCGGCACAGTGCAGGAGCTCATCGGCGGCGTTGCCTCCGGCACGGCAGAGCGCGCGGGCGCAGCGGCTGCGGCAGACAAAAACAGGGTCACCGTAGAGGGCGGTACGCTGACGGCGGCAAGCGATGTGTACGGCGGCACAGTAGGGGCGGTCGGCAAGGATGCCCCCGTTACAGCGTCGGCATCAGAGAATACCGTCACCCTCTCCGCCGCTGCTCCGTGGAGACAGGTCCGCGGCGGCAGGGTCAATGCCTCCGCTGACGGGGCGGCTGCGACGGCGACAGCAAGCAAGAACACGCTGAACCTCGCATACGGCACATTCACGGCGGAGATCGACGGCGGCTATGCCAGCACAGACGGCGCAGGAGGACAGGCGGCGGCAAACGAGAACACCGTGAACATCAGCGGCGGCATCTATCAGAAGAGCATCTATGCCGCCACTGCGGATGCGGGCAGTGCAGCCGGCACCGTCGCGACCGTCAAGGATAACCGCATCGTCATCACGGGCACGCCCAACCTCTCTGCGGCGCAGCTCCATGGATACTACGCAAAGGGCGCGACGAAGAACATCGCAGGCAACGCGCTCGTCGTCAAGGAGACGAAGGGCATCAAGGCAGAATCCATCGATGGATTCCAAAAGCTTGAGTTCTGGCTGCCCGCGGGCATGACGAAGGACGACACCATGCTCTGGCTCTCGTCCACGAGCAATACCAACCTCACGGGCACGGACATCACGGCGCATCTGCGCGGCGATGAGACCGAGAAGCGCCTGCGCCTCCTCTACACAGAGAAAGCGCAGATCCAGAAGGACGGCACGACCACCATGACCGTCTGGAAGGGCGTCTCCGATGTGACTACGGCGAAGATCGGCATTACCAAGGATAATAAGGAGCTGATTGTCAAGACCGACGGCTCCGCCATCGACGAGGGCGATAAGCCAACGCCGAAACCGCCGCCGCCGACACCGCCAACGCCGCCGCCAACACCACCGACACCTCCAACCCCGCCGCCGACACCACCAACACCGCCGACCCCACCACCGACACCACCGACCCCGCCAACACCACCGCCGACACCACCAACGCCTACACCGACCCCCGATCCGAAACAGCAGGTGTTGGACAATCGCAAGTCTGTCGTCGAGACGATGGCAGGCGCGGTCGCCTTCCTCGGCGCAGGTGCGGACCTCGCT is from Selenomonas sputigena ATCC 35185 and encodes:
- a CDS encoding Rpn family recombination-promoting nuclease/putative transposase, with the translated sequence MRKTRRTYKDSLFRDIFNNEKRLPEIYECLEGASADIHDIRLTTMDEVFFDSEKNDVSFIVKNRHIILLEHQSTVNDNMPLRILWYIAELYRQHVTAKSPYQSKRIDLPAPKFYVFYNGRANMPKQWQLRLSDAFGDTKGAMELIVEVININDAAGNELLDKCAPLKAYSTFVAKVRESVHEGCTLDQAVPRAIQYCIANGYLTEYFTEKQEKEVFDMVSFQWDQELALEVRAEEAREEGMEKGMEKERVFSIRSLMANLQLTAEKAMDALSIPKEEQARYKAML
- a CDS encoding RluA family pseudouridine synthase produces the protein MKERLIVDEGAAGERLDRFLAGRELEVSRSHIQKLIESGCVLVNGRTAKANAKLREGDAVETELPEARELEILPEDIPLDILYEDSDVIVINKARGMVVHPAAGAADGTLVNALLHHCEDLSGINGVIRPGIVHRLDKDTSGVMVAAKNDRAHVDLAEQIREKTAQRIYRAIVCGTIAEDRGEIRAPIGRHPTERKKMAVVPGGKEATTLFRVVERFPAHTLVECRLKTGRTHQIRVHMAYIDHPLLGDPKYGRKTPDIAGQALHSCELSFAHPRTKERMTFAAEMPEDMKAILHALRRGR
- the pyrR gene encoding bifunctional pyr operon transcriptional regulator/uracil phosphoribosyltransferase PyrR; amino-acid sequence: MATLVDKTVLMDEDAIRRALTRISHEIVERNKGTAGIVLVGIRSRGIPLAERIAAAIEKIEGTRPAIGVLDITLYRDDLSTLAYQPVVRETEIPVDITGKTIVLVDDVLYTGRTIRAALDALIDMGRPKIIQLAVLIDRGHRELPIRADFVGKNVPTSSKEEIRVMLEEHDAEERVVLAERQEA
- a CDS encoding YlmH family RNA-binding protein, with amino-acid sequence MSNREKILRFYRGSEGEETAVKLVDAAEKAMKNQKFRLTAFLDPFGQEIAEVVAANFEGLAVSFNGGYAGAERQRAVFQHEDFRGTPSWEIAVVEAVWKDAFAHISHRDVLGAIMGLGVEREIIGDIQIQQGAARIVTVENMADFLLTNCVQFGAAHVTCSLGELSALLPREERCKEIRATVASLRADSIAAAGFGMSRSRAAADIAAEKLKLNWQSVKSASQAVKEGDVLSMRGRGRLEVKEIRGQTKKGRISVLLHRYL
- the lspA gene encoding signal peptidase II, whose translation is MPIFLSICIVVLDQVVKFLVAHEMFPGMSIPVIQDVFHITFVLNPGAAFGILAHQRSFFIVMGIVIVILGGLFSPYIRRQCRIFRCGTSLLLGGALGNLIDRVRFGHVIDFFDFRIWPVFNIADIAIVVGVAAIIYAILFKMHPAEDA
- the proC gene encoding pyrroline-5-carboxylate reductase — protein: MKLALIGGGMMAEAVIAGVLREEVLPSEAVFVSEHKAARVEELKETYGVQAFCSAQSFLGDMDVVILAVKPNAAEAALLEIRGALRSDAVLVSIVAGLPLPKLEALLPGQPVIRVMPNTPLAVGEGMSAYALGSRAGAAHEEAIRTILAAAGKVVCVKESLMDAVTGLSGSGPAFAFLVIDALADGGVAAGLSRKDARLLAAQTLLGSAKMALDTGRHPDELRDQVTSPAGTTIAGMRVLEQRAVRGAFLDAVLSATEKSKSLGE